ACGTGACGGCGACAAGCAGGTCGGCCGAGCGCCTCGTCGCGGCGCTCGATGGCAGCGACACCTCGCGCCTGCTCGCCCTCGAGGTGGACCTTCGCGACGAGCAGGCCGTCTCGGCGGCGATCACCGCCACGATCGAGCGTTTCGGCGACCTCGACGTTGTCGTCAACAATGCCGGCTACGGCTTCCTTGCCGCGGTCGAAGAGGTGACGGATGCCCAGGCCAGGGACATGTTCGACGTGCAGCTCTTCGGTGCCTGGAACGTGCTCCGCTCGGCGCTGCCCACCTTCCGCGCGAAGCGCAGCGGACACATCATCAACGTCTCGTCGATCGTCGGTCTTGTCGCGTTCCCCGGGTGGGGCCTCTACGCCGCAGGCAAGTTCGCCATCGAGGGGCTGAGTGCCTCGCTCGCCGGCGAAGTCGCGGGCCTCGGTATCGACGTGACGATCGTCGAGCCCGGGTACCTTCGTACCGACTTCCTCAAGCCCGTGTCGCTCGGTGTCGCGAGCACCGAGATTGAGGGCTACGAGGCGATCCGCGAGATGACGGCAGCGCACCAGGCGATGCCGGGCACGCAGCTCGGTGACCCCGTGCGGGCGGCGGCAGCCATCGTCGACGTCGCGGTGTCGGGCGCCGCGCCGCTGCACCAGCTCCTCGGATCGGATTCCTACGCAATCGCGACGGGCGCGCTGAAGGGCCTCGCTGAAGAGTTCGAGGCCGGCCACGCGCGCGCGATCACCACGGACATCCCCGGTGTGAACTAGTCACGAGCATCCGCGGGGTCGGCTCTCAGGAGCCGGCCCCGTCGGGTGTGATGACAACGAGAGGCGCATCGGCTGGTACTTCGATTTTCGGGAACCGCGAGCGATAGGCCCCGGATGCCCGCTCCCACCCCGCGGAACCACCCGGCACCACCTGCCCGACGCCCGCCAGCCACACCCCGTCGCGGAGCACCTCGACGGCGGCGGGATCGCGGAGGTTGCGCCACCACTTTTTGGTCTCGTGCTTGCTCGGCCACACGACGTACTCGTTGTCCAGCGGCGCGTACTGCACGGGCAGCTCGTGCACTGCTCCCGTGCGGCGCCCCCGCACGCGCAGTCCGATGAGGGTGGGGCCGAGCATCCGGTGTACGCGCGACTCGAGGAGCGTCAGTGTCGCGCGGCCGGAGGCCGACTCGCCCGCGACGAGAGGAGCGGCGAGTCCGCTCACGAGTCCGAGGAGAGCACCCGCTGCGGCTCCCGTGGCGCTCGCCGTGATGATGATCGCGGCTGGCGCCCAACTCTCGTCTGGCGCGGTCGCACCCGCGAAGATGATGACCATGGCGGGTGCCCACGCCGCAGCCGAGATCCCCACCCACCGCCACGGGTAGGGGGCTTTCCTGCGTAACACGAAGGATTGTCCCGTACCCAGTACCGCGCCCATGATCGCCCCGAGCAGCAGTGCACCACCGAGGATGACCCACCACGGCGGTCCATCTCCCGAACCGCCCGCGAGCTGCGACGGCACGGATGCTGCGGCCCAGCCCACTCCGGCGATCGCGACAGTGACGATGGCCCACGCCGCGGCGCTCGCGCCCGGCAGCCAGCGCCGCAGGACAACACCTTGCAGCACCCCCAGGGCGGTTCCTTCGACGAGTCCTCCCGCGACGATGATGAACAGTGCGAGCCAGGGTGACGGGACGGTCGCGGCGAGAAGTGCCGCGGTGGCTGCAGCCGTCATGCCGATCGTCTCCGCGAGAGTGCACGCCGCGACCCACCTCCCCAGTGGCAGGACGCGGCGTGCGTCCGAACCCGTCACCGACGGAAGAGGCGACCTGTCACGCCTGTCGGTCGGATCCGGAGATAGGTGCGCCCCAGTCCCGGGGCCCAGGCCCACACGGGTTCTGCGCTCGCGGTGCGGATCTCGTCGGCATCTGCCACCACCTCGGCGACACCGGTCACGACGACACTCCACGCGCCGAGGGAGTTGACGTCGTCGACCTCGAACGCGACGTGGGGGTTGAGGAGGATGTCATCGACCTTGGTGCCGTGTTCCGTGCGGACGAGGATTCCGTCGTCGTCGGCGAGGAAGTTCACGGGAAAGACGTCGGGATGATTGTCGACGCTCACGGCGAGGCGTCCGAAACTCTTGCTGCGGAGGCGGCTCCACGATTCCTGCTCGTCGAGCACAGACGTGTGCGTTGGGGAAACCATGGTGTGCAGTCTTGCGGGGTCGCTCGCGGGTTCGAAGGGTCGAAGGTCCCGTCGAGATTAGCCGCGCGCCATCGCAGTTGGTGTGTCGGTTGCGCGCGCGTCTCGCGCAGCCAGGACTCGACGCCCCGCTCGCAGACTGTTCAGGATCGCGATCACATCGATGACTTCCTGAAGGCTCGCCCCGATGATCGCCGGCAGCACTCCGGTTGTGGCCACGAGCATGAGTGCAACACTCAGCCCGATCCCGATTCCGATGCTCTGGTAGGCGATTCGGATGGTGCGCTGCGCGAGAGCCATGACGTCGGCCGCGCGACCGATGTCCTCAACGAGGATGACGGCGTCGGCCGATTCGCTTGCTGCCGTGGCGCCTCGAGCGCCCATCGCGATGCCGACATCGGCCGCGGCAAGAACGGGTGCATCGTTGACTCCGTCGCCGACCATCATGACGGGGCGCGGCTCGAGTCGGCTCACGGCCTCGACCTTTCCCGCCGGGAGCAGGGCAGAGCGCACCTCGTCCACACCCGTCAGCTCGGCGATGCGTTCCGCGGTCTCCTGGGCGTCACCGGTGAGCATGACGGTGCGGCGAATGCCCAGCCCACGCAACCGTCGCAGGGTGGCGGATGCCTCGGGCCGAACCTCATCGGAGAGCACAATCCTCCCCAGCAGCCGGCCGTCGCGGGAGACGTAGACCGCGGTCTCGCCCGGCGCGAGCGGAGGGAACGTGTCATCCGCTCCGGGGTCGACGAATGACCGTTTGCCGGCACGCACCTCGTGCTCCGCGACCGTTCCCCGCACACCTTCCGCGACAACTTCGGTGACCCCGGCAGCGCCGAGCACCGGCAGTCCTCGTCGGTTGCTCTCCGCCACAATTGCGGTGGCGAGCACGTGCACGGAGTCTTCCTCGACGGCCGCACCGGCTGCCACCAGATCGTCGTCGGTTCCGTGCACGGCCTCCACACGATCCACCTCGGGTGTTCCCCGCGTCAGGGTGCCGGTTTTGTCGAATGCAGCGCTTCGTGCTCGCGCGAGTTGCTCGAGCACGCCGCCGCCCTTCACGATGACGCCCTCGCTCGCCGACCTGCTCATCCCGGCGATGAACGCAACGGGGGTGGCGATAAGGAGTGGGCACGGTGTGGCGACGACGAGTACCTCCGCGAAGCGGGACGGCTCCCCCGAGACGAGCCACGCGATCCCTCCGATCGCGAAGGCGACAAGCGTGAAGGGAGCAGCGACGCGGTCGGCAAGTCGCACGAAGGGCGCCTTGCTGTCGGCCGCGGATCGAACCAGGTCGACGATGGTTTGATACTGGCTGTCGGCAGCCGTGGCCGCCGCGCGGAGCCGCACGAGGGCTCCGCCGTTGACGACCCCGCTCAGTACGGTGTCGCCGCCGACACGCGTGACGGGCAGGCTCTCACCCGTGATGGACGACTCGTCGAACGACGCCCGGTCGCTGAGGATGATGCCGTCGACGGGCACGACCTCGCCCGGTCGTACCTCGAGTTCATCGCCGACGCTGACCGCGTCGACGGGGATATCGCCTCGAGCAGCGTGAGCCATGACGGGGGCGCGCTTGAGGAGAGCGCTCAGTTCGCTCCGTGCCCGGTGGGCAGCGTAATCTTCGAGCGCCTCACCACCGGTGAGCATGAGTACAACAACGAGTGCCGCCCAATAGTCACCGAGGGCCACCGTGCTCGCGATCGCGGCGACCGCGAGGATGTCGATTCCCCAACTGCCGGAGCGCAGCGAGCGCACCATGGCCACGGCGCTGCGCGCGGCGACGAGTACAGCGAACGCGCTCTCAATCCAGCGCACGACCGGGGATGCCGGGGTGGCGGTGAGCACCAGTGCGGTGAGCCCCACGACAACGGTGGCGCTTACCCACGGGTAGCGCAGCGCGAGTGTTCCCACCCGCCGCCAGGTCATGCGCGCGCGATCAGGACGGGCGAGTTGAGGTTCAGCAACACCTCGTGGGTGGTCGACCCGAGGTAACCGGCTCTGGCGGTGTCGGCGCGTGTCGCTCCGAGGACGAGCAATCCGGCGGATCGGCTCGCGTCGAGTAGCGCCTCCGCGGGGCGCCGTCGCGACACGCGGCGGCGAATGACCAGTGCCGGATGGATGTCCGCTGCCAGGGCCGCGGCATCCGCGAGGAGACGTTGCCCTCCGTCGCCGGGCGCTGCGTTCACGAGCGACAGCTCATTGCCCACGTGGGCTGCCTCCTGGGCCCCTCGCGTCACGGCCACCTCCCACGGTGTTCCTTCGGCAACCCCCACAACGACCCCGCGCCGTGCGGTCACGGGTGTGTCGGGGATGACCGCGACAGAACTCGTGGCTGTCGAGGCTACAACCACGCTCCGCGTTCCGAGAACCCTTCCCGAGAGGTAGCCGGTCTTGTGGGTTCCCACCACGAGCAGGTCTCCGGGTTCGGCAGACACGGCGAGCTCCCACGCCGTGCTGCCCTGGCGGATGCTGGTCGTGATCGGTGCATCGGGGGCACACCGTCGGGCGACCTCGAGTGCGTCCGCGAGGAGGCCGTTCGCGCCGCGCCGGGCATCGTCCGCGTAATCCTCACCAAGCTGGCCCCATTCGCCGTCGACAACGTGGACGAGTTCGAGGGCTTCATGGTCGCGTGCGGAGCGTTTTGCCGCCCACGTGATGGCTGCTCGACTGGGTCCCGAGCCGTCGACGCCGACCCTGATGGTCATAGAAGCTCCTCGTCAAGGATCTCGGGAAGAACGGTGATGGGTCCGCCGGGTGCCGGCACGACGAGAACGGGTGCCGGCAGGTTGAGGATGACGTCGTGGCTCGTCGAGCCGAGGATGAGACTTCCGAGGGCTCCGCGGCCGTGCGTCCCCACGATGACCAGGCCGGAGCTGCGGCCACGGTCGACGATGGCCTCGGCGGCCGATCCCGACTCCAGGGCGAGCTCGACGGGCACACCCGGATGGGCACGACGAACTCGATCGGCGGCATTCTCGGCGACCTCTTTTGTCACGTCGTAGAACTCGGCGGCGACCGCGCGGTCGTGACCGAACGCCTCGGTCCACGAGGTGACGATCGTGAGCGCTCCACCGCGGTGCGCAGCCTCACGCCCGGCGCGATCGAGTGCGCGGTCTGCCGTCTCGTCGTCCGTCCACCCGACCACCACGTCACTCGGGCCGTCGACCCACCCGCGCGGCACAACCGCAACGGTGCACTGAGCCCTGCCCGCGATGCGCAGCGCGAGTGTTCCGAGCACCACACCCGATACGGCACCCACCGGTGTCGACTCGACGACCAGGAGGTCGGCACGTCGAGACACCGAAAGGAGAACGTCGGCGACCGGTCCGCGCCGCACGCTCACGGTTACCGGGACCTCCGGCACTCTGGCGCGGGTGACACCGGCGATGCGTTCGAGTGCACGTCGAGCCTCGTCGGGGGCGCCCCGGCGCGGCAACACCGTGAGGATCTCGAGCGTCATCGCCGTCTCCCGGGCTCGAACGATGGCCCACTCCAGTGCGGAATGCTCGTTGCCGTGCCGTTCGGTGTTCACGGCGACTATGACCTTGTCCATCCTCCACCTCCACGTTCGGTTGTGTCAGACTGGCTCCGTTCGGCTCGGCGCGGCAGAGCCGAAGGTCCCGCGCCCTGGGGGCGCATCCGCAGGAGGTCGCGATAGTGGATGACGCGGAAGGCCTGACTTTTCCGGACGGCCCTCGAACCGAACTGGATTCGTCGCTCGCACGGCTCGTCCAGTCGGCTCAGGAGGTGCTCGCCACCCAGGGTCGGCTCCGCAACCTCCTGAAGGCCACACGGTCTGTTGCCGGCGAGATCGAACTTGCGGCCGTGCTCCGCACGATCGTGGAGGCCGCCGTCGATCTTGTCGGTGCCCGGTACGGCGCCGTCGGTGTCATCGGTCCCGACGGGATGCTGGAGCAATTCATCCACGTCGGGATGCCCGACGACCTCGTGGCCCACATCGGTCACCTTCCCCAAGGTCACGGGCTCCTCGGCGCCCTGATCGAAGAACAGCAACCCATCCGGCTGCCCGATATCGCGGCAGACCCACGCTCGAGCGGCTTCCCGGCCGGGCATCCGCCCATGACGACCTTTCTCGGTGTCCCCATTCGCGTACGAGGCGAGACGTACGGAAACCTCTACCTCGCCGAGCACGAGGGTGGTCCGTTCAGTGCAGAGGACGAGGAGTTGCTCGTGGCGCTCGCGGCAACGGCCGGTGCCGCCATCGATCACGCCCGATTGTTCGACGAGAGTAGACGGCGCGAGCGGTGGACCGCGGCATCGGCGGAAGTGACCGCGGCCCTTCTGTCGGATGATTCGGAGCAATCCCTCGCGGTGCTCGCCGATCGGGTGGCCCTGCTTGCCGACGCGGACACGGTGTGTGTTGTCCTTCCGGCCGCGGAGGGGCGATTGCGGGTCGACGTCGTCCGCGGCGACGCTGCTGACACGCTCGTCGGCCTAGTGTTCGCCGCCGACGGCACACTCGCCGGTCGCGCGCAGGAGAGCGGTCACCCCCACCTCACCGATGTCGGCGACCCGCTGGATCCGCTGGCCCTCGGCCCGACGATGGCGCTGCCGATTGCGATTCCGGGCGAGCGTGGCGGGGTGCTCACGGTCTCTCGCGCCGCGGGTCGACCGCGGTTCGCGACGAGTGATCTCACGCTCGCCGCGGATTTTGCCGCGCAAGCGAGTGTGGGGCTTCGGCTTGCGAGCGCGCAGGCCGACCGCCGCACGATCGCGATGCTCGAGGACCGTTCGCGCATCGCGCGCGATCTCCACGACAACGTCATTCAGCGCCTCTTTGCTGCCGGACTTTCGCTACAGGCGCTCGCCGGGAGTGTCGACGGCGCGACTCGCGCGCGACTCGCCGAGCAAGTGGATGCCCTCGATGCCGCTATTGCCGACATCCGCACGGCGATCTTCACCATGACCTCGAGCAACGCCGACGAGCGTCCGTCGCTGCGCCACCGCGTCATCGACCTCATGGGGGAGTTGGGGGAGGCCTTTCCCGAATCACCGCGTCTGACGTTCTCCGGTGCGGTTGATCTTCTGGTCACGCAGGACCTCGCAGACGATATGGTCGCCGTTCTGCGGGAAGCGCTGAGCAATGCGGCGCGCCACGCAGAGGCGAACGACGTGTGGGTGCGTATCTCTGCCCTCGATGGCGTCGCGAGTGTTGTGGTCGAGGACGACGGAGTTGGAATACCCGCGACCTTGCAACGTTCCAGCGGTACGGCGAACCTCGATGCTCGTGCGCGTTCGCGCGGCGGAGAGTTCACGCTGGGCACGCGGGAGCCGCGCGGTAGCGTGGTGCGATGGGCAGTCCCCCTGGAGGGCGAATGATTCGTGTGTTCCTCGTCGACGATCACGAGATCGTGCGTCGCGGTGTCGCCGACCTCATCAACGCAGGGAACGACCTCGAGGTGGTTGGCGAGGCCTCGACCGTGCGCGAGGCGAAGGGGCGGATCGCGGCGACAAGGCCCGACGTCGCCGTTCTCGATGTGCAGCTCCCCGACGGCAACGGGGTCGACCTCTGCCGAGACGTCCGTTCGGCAGACCCGACCGTGCAGTGCCTCATGCTCACAGCCTTTGCCGACGACGAAGCGAGCCGCACCGCCGTCCTTGCCGGTGCTGCTGGCTACGTTTTGAAGGACATCCGAGGTCAGGGTCTTCTCGATGGCATCAGGCGTGTCGCTCGAGGCGAACGTCTCGTGACGGCGGCGACCACCAAACGTGTTGTCGAGCACGCGACCGAGAAGGCGGCGGCGACAACGGTCGATCTCAGTTTGCGCGAACAGCAGGTGCTCCGGCTCATCGCCGATGGCCTCACCAACCGGCAGATCGGCGAGCGGCTGGAGTTGGCGGAGAAAACCGTCAAGAACTACGTGTCGGGGCTCCTCGCCAAGCTGGGGATGGAGCGCCGCACCCAGGCCGCCGTCTACGGTGCACGGCAGCGCAGCGACGACGCACGGTAACCGTGGTCGCTCGGCACTAGCATTCGAGCATGACGAGCGAATCGGCGTGGGCCCGCACCCCCATTCAGCCGCAATCCGTTGACGCACCGCTCTCCCGTTCGGCGGTCTTCCTCACCCTCACGCTGAGTGGCCACCCCGACGCGGCGGCACGGGCGCGTTCCGTGCTCGGCGATCTCGGCGGACTCGTGCGCGCGGTGGGATTCCGTGATCTCGGGGCGCACTTGTCGTGCGTCGCAGCGATCGGCTCGGAGGTGTGGGATGCCGTCACCGGCCTGCCTCGGCCGGTGCAGCTTCATCCGTTCCCCGCCGTCGTTGGGCCAGCCCACACGGCACCATCGACCCCCGGCGACCTCTTTTTTCACATCCGGGCCGAGCGCGACGACTTCTGTTTCGAACTCGAGCGCCTCATCCTCGACAAACTCGGTAATGCCGTACAGGTCGCCGACGAGACGGTGGGTTTTCGCTACTTCGACTCGCGCGACCTTCTCGGTTTCGTCGACGGTACCGAAAACCCCACGGGCTCGGGCATGCGCGAGTGGGCGCTCGTCGCCGACGGCGACCCGGATCACGCGGGCGGAAGCTACGTTGTCGTGCAGAAATACCTCCACGACCTGGCCGCGTGGAACGCGCTCAGTACCGAGACGCAGGAGAAGATCATCGGGCGCACGAAGGCCGACAACGTGGAGCTCGACGACCTCCCGCGCAAGTCGCACAAGGACCTCGCGACGATCGTCGATGACGATGGCGTCGAGCACGACATCCTGCGCGACAACATGCCGTTCGGCAGGCCGGGTGCCGGCGAGTTCGGCACCTACTTCATCGGCTACTCGAAGGACGTGTGGGTGACGGAGCGGATGATCAGCGCGATGTTCCTCGGTGACCCTCCCGGTTCGTACGATCGCATCCTCGATGTCTCGCACGCCGTCACGGGTGCGACTTTTTTCGCACCGTCGAACGACGTCCTGGAGTCCTTCGGCGACTAGTTCGCGGCTGCCCTGGTGAGGTGCTCGACCTCGACGGGAGCCGTCGAGAACGCCTTCGCCGCGGCGATGAGCTCATCGTCGGCCTCGGTCGATCGCACATCGTGCTGCGCGAGGTGTTCCCGCCAGCTGCCAAGCCAGAACGCCTCGACCACAACACCGGGTCGTTCTCGGTCGTCGAACGCCTGCCATTGCCTGGCTCCCGTCCGTCGCCTGCTGCGTCCCAGGCGTTCGAGCGCGGAGAAGAACTCCCGGCGCGAGGCGGCGGGCACCGTGTAGCGCACGAGAACGAGGGTCGGGGCATCCTCGTCGATCGGCTCCTGATCGACCATGGGCACGTCGGTGAGCGGCAGGGGCACCGATGCCCTGCCCTTGTCTGCGGTGGAGAGGAACGGCCAGAACACCTGGCTGAGCGCAACCAGCAGCACGAGACCACCCGCGACGAGGGACGCCGTCGTCACCCCGATGAGAGCCGCCCCGGCACCCGCGAGCGCAGACCCCGCTGCCGTCGACCCAAAGAGCACGATCTGGTAGATCGAGAGTCCTCGAGTACGCACCCACACCGGGAGGAAGGACTGCACCGCGCCGTTGAGGCTCGCGAGCACGGCGATCCACGCGAGACCCATGATGACGAGCACCACCACCGTGATAGCCAGCACGTCCACCGCGGCGATCGCCGCGAGGCCGAGTCCGAAGACGACGGATGCCACGAGCACGGTGCTGTTTATGCCTATCCGCCGCACCACCGGCGTGAGCACAAATGCACCAGCGATCGATCCGCCACCGATCGCGGTCAGAAGCAGGCCGTACCCACCGGAGTCGAGGCCCAGCGGTCCACTCGCGATGAGCGGAAGGAGGGCGAACAACGCCGAGGCGGGCACGATGAACAGTCCGAGTCTCAGGAGGATGCGCCGCACCACCCCCGAGTTCGCCACATACCGCAGTCCCGCCCGGAGGCCATCGACGAACGGCTCGACCCGCTGCTCCGGCGGATGGTAGCCACGCCAGAACACAACAACGAGCAGGAAAAAGGCAAACGTAGCGGCGTTCAGTGCGAAGACGAAGGGAACACCGAGACCAGCGATGGCGACGCCCGCAATGGCGGGACCGAGAGCCCGCGCGATGTTGACGGAGATCGAGCTGAGGCTCGCGGCCTGCGGGATGAGGGCACGCGGCACGATGTCCGGCACGATCGCCTGATACGCGGGCAGCTGCACCGCAGACGCGGCGCCGAGAAGAAAGGTGAGCCCCAAGAGCAGAGCGGGTGTCATCGCGCCCGTGGCGGTGAGCACGGTGAGCACGAGACCGATCACCACCTGCGCGGCCTGGACGACGATGAGCAGACTGCGGCGGTTCACGAACTCCCCGAGCACACCGGCAGGGATGCCGAGCAAGAGGATGGGAGCCGCGGACGCGCTCTGAACGAGTGCGATCACGATCGGCGAACTGTTGTTCTCGACGAGGAACCATTGCGCTCCGACCGTCTGCATCCAACTGCCGATGTTGGAGACAAGTGCCGCGATCCACAGGGCTCGGAACGCCGAGACACGCAGCGGAGCGAACGCCGAACCGGCCTGCTCGGAGCTCGTGCTCGTCATCGTCCCAGTATGCGCGATGGGGGGTTCGTGGCGCGGGCCTGACGCCCAGGCGTCGGCACCTAGCATGGGGGGATGACCACCCCCTTCCTCCTCTCCGACGAGGTGTCCGCAGCCCTCGACGCCGGCCGACCGGTCGTGGCACTCGAATCGACGATCATCTCGCACGGCCTGCCGCGCCCGCGCAACCACGAGGCCGCCATCGAGTTTGAAAACATCCTCCGTGAGGCGGATGTCACACCAGCGACGATCGCGGTGCTCGACGGGGTTCCCCGCATCGGCCTCGACGCCGTCGGTGTCCGCCGCATCGCGGAGGAGGAACTCGCCAAGGCGAGTGTGCGCGACCTGCCCATCATCGCGGCGGCGCGCTCGAGTGCCGCCACGACGGTGGCTGCCACCTCCCACCTGGCCTCGCTCGCGGGCATCCGTGTCTTCGCAACGGGAGGGCTCGGCGGTGTTCACCGTGGCGCGTCGGAGAGCTTCGACGAGTCGGCCGATATCTCCACCCTCGCGGTGACCCCCATCACGGTCGTGAGTGCGGGGGTGAAAT
This genomic window from Antiquaquibacter oligotrophicus contains:
- a CDS encoding SDR family NAD(P)-dependent oxidoreductase; translation: MTYPTTHPATWFVTGASRGLGLELVRQILDRGDNVTATSRSAERLVAALDGSDTSRLLALEVDLRDEQAVSAAITATIERFGDLDVVVNNAGYGFLAAVEEVTDAQARDMFDVQLFGAWNVLRSALPTFRAKRSGHIINVSSIVGLVAFPGWGLYAAGKFAIEGLSASLAGEVAGLGIDVTIVEPGYLRTDFLKPVSLGVASTEIEGYEAIREMTAAHQAMPGTQLGDPVRAAAAIVDVAVSGAAPLHQLLGSDSYAIATGALKGLAEEFEAGHARAITTDIPGVN
- a CDS encoding pyridoxamine 5'-phosphate oxidase family protein translates to MVSPTHTSVLDEQESWSRLRSKSFGRLAVSVDNHPDVFPVNFLADDDGILVRTEHGTKVDDILLNPHVAFEVDDVNSLGAWSVVVTGVAEVVADADEIRTASAEPVWAWAPGLGRTYLRIRPTGVTGRLFRR
- a CDS encoding response regulator transcription factor, yielding MGSPPGGRMIRVFLVDDHEIVRRGVADLINAGNDLEVVGEASTVREAKGRIAATRPDVAVLDVQLPDGNGVDLCRDVRSADPTVQCLMLTAFADDEASRTAVLAGAAGYVLKDIRGQGLLDGIRRVARGERLVTAATTKRVVEHATEKAAATTVDLSLREQQVLRLIADGLTNRQIGERLELAEKTVKNYVSGLLAKLGMERRTQAAVYGARQRSDDAR
- a CDS encoding nitroreductase/quinone reductase family protein — its product is MTAAATAALLAATVPSPWLALFIIVAGGLVEGTALGVLQGVVLRRWLPGASAAAWAIVTVAIAGVGWAAASVPSQLAGGSGDGPPWWVILGGALLLGAIMGAVLGTGQSFVLRRKAPYPWRWVGISAAAWAPAMVIIFAGATAPDESWAPAAIIITASATGAAAGALLGLVSGLAAPLVAGESASGRATLTLLESRVHRMLGPTLIGLRVRGRRTGAVHELPVQYAPLDNEYVVWPSKHETKKWWRNLRDPAAVEVLRDGVWLAGVGQVVPGGSAGWERASGAYRSRFPKIEVPADAPLVVITPDGAGS
- a CDS encoding Dyp-type peroxidase, giving the protein MTSESAWARTPIQPQSVDAPLSRSAVFLTLTLSGHPDAAARARSVLGDLGGLVRAVGFRDLGAHLSCVAAIGSEVWDAVTGLPRPVQLHPFPAVVGPAHTAPSTPGDLFFHIRAERDDFCFELERLILDKLGNAVQVADETVGFRYFDSRDLLGFVDGTENPTGSGMREWALVADGDPDHAGGSYVVVQKYLHDLAAWNALSTETQEKIIGRTKADNVELDDLPRKSHKDLATIVDDDGVEHDILRDNMPFGRPGAGEFGTYFIGYSKDVWVTERMISAMFLGDPPGSYDRILDVSHAVTGATFFAPSNDVLESFGD
- a CDS encoding MFS transporter; its protein translation is MTSTSSEQAGSAFAPLRVSAFRALWIAALVSNIGSWMQTVGAQWFLVENNSSPIVIALVQSASAAPILLLGIPAGVLGEFVNRRSLLIVVQAAQVVIGLVLTVLTATGAMTPALLLGLTFLLGAASAVQLPAYQAIVPDIVPRALIPQAASLSSISVNIARALGPAIAGVAIAGLGVPFVFALNAATFAFFLLVVVFWRGYHPPEQRVEPFVDGLRAGLRYVANSGVVRRILLRLGLFIVPASALFALLPLIASGPLGLDSGGYGLLLTAIGGGSIAGAFVLTPVVRRIGINSTVLVASVVFGLGLAAIAAVDVLAITVVVLVIMGLAWIAVLASLNGAVQSFLPVWVRTRGLSIYQIVLFGSTAAGSALAGAGAALIGVTTASLVAGGLVLLVALSQVFWPFLSTADKGRASVPLPLTDVPMVDQEPIDEDAPTLVLVRYTVPAASRREFFSALERLGRSRRRTGARQWQAFDDRERPGVVVEAFWLGSWREHLAQHDVRSTEADDELIAAAKAFSTAPVEVEHLTRAAAN
- a CDS encoding sensor histidine kinase codes for the protein MDDAEGLTFPDGPRTELDSSLARLVQSAQEVLATQGRLRNLLKATRSVAGEIELAAVLRTIVEAAVDLVGARYGAVGVIGPDGMLEQFIHVGMPDDLVAHIGHLPQGHGLLGALIEEQQPIRLPDIAADPRSSGFPAGHPPMTTFLGVPIRVRGETYGNLYLAEHEGGPFSAEDEELLVALAATAGAAIDHARLFDESRRRERWTAASAEVTAALLSDDSEQSLAVLADRVALLADADTVCVVLPAAEGRLRVDVVRGDAADTLVGLVFAADGTLAGRAQESGHPHLTDVGDPLDPLALGPTMALPIAIPGERGGVLTVSRAAGRPRFATSDLTLAADFAAQASVGLRLASAQADRRTIAMLEDRSRIARDLHDNVIQRLFAAGLSLQALAGSVDGATRARLAEQVDALDAAIADIRTAIFTMTSSNADERPSLRHRVIDLMGELGEAFPESPRLTFSGAVDLLVTQDLADDMVAVLREALSNAARHAEANDVWVRISALDGVASVVVEDDGVGIPATLQRSSGTANLDARARSRGGEFTLGTREPRGSVVRWAVPLEGE
- a CDS encoding heavy metal translocating P-type ATPase, whose translation is MTWRRVGTLALRYPWVSATVVVGLTALVLTATPASPVVRWIESAFAVLVAARSAVAMVRSLRSGSWGIDILAVAAIASTVALGDYWAALVVVLMLTGGEALEDYAAHRARSELSALLKRAPVMAHAARGDIPVDAVSVGDELEVRPGEVVPVDGIILSDRASFDESSITGESLPVTRVGGDTVLSGVVNGGALVRLRAAATAADSQYQTIVDLVRSAADSKAPFVRLADRVAAPFTLVAFAIGGIAWLVSGEPSRFAEVLVVATPCPLLIATPVAFIAGMSRSASEGVIVKGGGVLEQLARARSAAFDKTGTLTRGTPEVDRVEAVHGTDDDLVAAGAAVEEDSVHVLATAIVAESNRRGLPVLGAAGVTEVVAEGVRGTVAEHEVRAGKRSFVDPGADDTFPPLAPGETAVYVSRDGRLLGRIVLSDEVRPEASATLRRLRGLGIRRTVMLTGDAQETAERIAELTGVDEVRSALLPAGKVEAVSRLEPRPVMMVGDGVNDAPVLAAADVGIAMGARGATAASESADAVILVEDIGRAADVMALAQRTIRIAYQSIGIGIGLSVALMLVATTGVLPAIIGASLQEVIDVIAILNSLRAGRRVLAARDARATDTPTAMARG
- a CDS encoding universal stress protein codes for the protein MTIRVGVDGSGPSRAAITWAAKRSARDHEALELVHVVDGEWGQLGEDYADDARRGANGLLADALEVARRCAPDAPITTSIRQGSTAWELAVSAEPGDLLVVGTHKTGYLSGRVLGTRSVVVASTATSSVAVIPDTPVTARRGVVVGVAEGTPWEVAVTRGAQEAAHVGNELSLVNAAPGDGGQRLLADAAALAADIHPALVIRRRVSRRRPAEALLDASRSAGLLVLGATRADTARAGYLGSTTHEVLLNLNSPVLIARA
- a CDS encoding pseudouridine-5'-phosphate glycosidase, translating into MTTPFLLSDEVSAALDAGRPVVALESTIISHGLPRPRNHEAAIEFENILREADVTPATIAVLDGVPRIGLDAVGVRRIAEEELAKASVRDLPIIAAARSSAATTVAATSHLASLAGIRVFATGGLGGVHRGASESFDESADISTLAVTPITVVSAGVKSVLDIAATLERLETLSVPVIGFGTRIFPSFWLRESEFELDWAVNDAAEVAAIMKAQDELGHGQGIVVANPIPLDQQWDPAEHDRILADALALADEAGVTGKAVTPFLLLKIVELSEGRSLEVNLDLARNNVRVAGQIATAWSALR
- a CDS encoding universal stress protein, with the translated sequence MDKVIVAVNTERHGNEHSALEWAIVRARETAMTLEILTVLPRRGAPDEARRALERIAGVTRARVPEVPVTVSVRRGPVADVLLSVSRRADLLVVESTPVGAVSGVVLGTLALRIAGRAQCTVAVVPRGWVDGPSDVVVGWTDDETADRALDRAGREAAHRGGALTIVTSWTEAFGHDRAVAAEFYDVTKEVAENAADRVRRAHPGVPVELALESGSAAEAIVDRGRSSGLVIVGTHGRGALGSLILGSTSHDVILNLPAPVLVVPAPGGPITVLPEILDEELL